The genomic region TTCCTTTAAGTCCAATACTTATAACTCTgagatttttatattatatatattacacacacacatattgtcgCTGTGGCCTCCAGTTAACTCAATGCTTTGTCTGAGGGTTGACAACGTTAAAATTCATATTGCAATATTTACAGTGGACAAAacacaacccattgtgtagctttgtgcttagcaacaatacaaaaaatatcaataacCCTATAAATTGTTTGGTAATCTTCACCAGCATGACTTGCACTAAACACATGTGCTTCAAGTGTCATCACTGGCCATATAACTACTCCAGtttgcttggaattaagcacaaagctacacaatgtgttatctgtgctctgcccactacgggtatcaaaacccggtttctagtgatgtgaatccacagacataccgctgtgccactggggccaACTATTACAGATAACATTTTTTACAATAGTAGACTACATGATGTTCTAAATATAGAATATGCAACCCATGTATTACATGTATGATGTAGAGGTTTCGAACCAATTTTTACACACATTAGTGATTTGAAACAGTGGTACTCAACTTTTATTTTTGGCTAAGGACCCATTCGtaaaaataaaaggttaatcTCGACCTAGTACGAGGTTATAGTTAAAAAAAGCACATCTACCTTAATAGATATTTACTAACTAACTAAATACGCTGGTAATTATTTTCAAAGTCTGTTACCGATCCTTTTAAACATTCTGACCATCCAATTTTGGGTTGCAACCCATGGATTGAGCAACACCGAAGAAAAATACCACAGAATATATGTATCGCTTGTgtgtttgatttattaatattccTATAAGCAATAACGTATTTCACTGGCCCAAAAATAAAACCTTCATGAGAttgaatttaaacaaatatacgaTTTCGAAACTTTTGGGCTTTGAATTCCATCTAACTACGTAATAACATAACTCTTTATAACACCTTTATTATTACTTGAACTGTTCTCCTGTTGAATCTGAATTTATTATGCAATTATCTTACAATTGTGGTAATGTAGTAAGCACTTTGCTCACAAGCTCCAAAAAGCCGCCACGTATTTCCGCTATTCACGAATGAAACAACAGTACCAATAAGCAATTAAAGAGACGAATGATTGTTAAGGTTTTAACGTTTTACATTGATATGAAACTAAAAACAGTCATCATTAGATTTGAAACATGTAGTCTGTTATTTACAATAACAAGTGCAGCGAATTacgtaaagaaataaatttccatgacttacaaaaatacaggcaatagaaaaataaataaatatttatttacttgtcgaaataatgaaatttaactcTTTGGCATTTATTAATGAGAAATATGCAGATTctattacttttgaaattataaattcaGTTATTTCTCTTTTTGCGTGTTTCTTAACTAATCAAATAGCAATTTCAAGACACTggacttttcattttattttaatacaataggTGCTGTTGCAAATACGATTTTATCAATACGTACAATAATGTACATGTtgtaatgttatgaaaataagcTACAGTTTTTCACGTAgaaatttgtatatattgtttGGGTAACAAAAAACAAGCTGACCATCTGAAAAAAAAGGTTCCATCAAACTGACCTTTATAACCTACTTCTAAAActtggtaaaaatatttatataaaaacactataatccgagcgctttcgaaaaactgtacatttcttcttcagggacCTCAGTGTTTGCAGACCTATaaccctagaaaccgggtttcgatacccgtggtgggcacagcacaaatagtccattgtgtagctttgtacttaacttcaagcacgcaaacaaacaatttttttcattggCAAActgtttgcccctgaagaagcaAGGTCCACCTTTAGAAAGCATTCGGGTTACAAGgcttttatcactttgtattaaGACTTATTGAACCAACATGTTTTTATGACACcataatttactaaaaatatgCCTATTCCTTTTAGCCTAGGTACACACATAAAACTTAAAAGGAATTTTCTAGACAACAATAATtcttccaatttcaaattgacaatataaatgaaatttaaaaagaatgGAAATCATTTATTACCGGTTCCTGTCGATGATACTTAAAGTCAGCTATAGGAGCGGTCATGTCTGTGGTGGACCCAAAAGACTCTGCAGGTGATGGACTCTCGGACCTTTCCTTGTCCGGGATACTAAGGTATGCCATCTCGCTCAGCCGAACGTGGTCGTCCATCTTGACTATTCAAACAGCAAGTGCAGTTTCTTCttcagtttgtctgaaagatGTTCTTGCTTAGACACCTAGTGGTTGGTTTAGCTTTGTGGAATACCCTTGTTTGACGTCATaggatatttaaatatctatttttgtgaAGCAATCCTCTCACCCATCAGCGGGGGGGGAGTTGGTCTAGCACGCACGCTTAAGAAAGGGCATATGCCTAAAATATCTGTTTCCTACACGTGGTGCTGCCTGCTATGTACCGAGAAGAATGtcttaagaaataattcaaaataaatatcagGCAAATTATTAGACATTCGCTAATTACAAAACGTTACAACTGAAAAAGTTATTCACTAGCTAGAAATACAAGACTGTAGTTGTCTTAAATATAatgcaatgtatatatacatatatcctaATAAAGATGCGCCTTCGGATGACGTAAGTCAGACCCTCCTTTCTTAAGAACCAAAGAGGGCAGCCAACACGCAGGAAATGAAGCCACACACTCTGGCAAAAGTTTTATGATTGGTTCACTTGAAAGAAGATAAAAGTGTATAAATAGTAAGTGCCTGTTTGGCAACTttgtaatagtttgtttatttgtcaagAATCTTTTATAAAAGTCAAAGGTTTCAGCGTTTCTCtttctgtaaataacataaacagtttAAAGTAGGTATAGCTAGACTCGAGTTTCTATTACATTTAGTCATTAAGGTATAAAAAGacacaattttttattatatttacatattaaggTATAATTAAACTTAACTTTCTATGATACTTTGTCTTTCaggaaaaatgtattttgtttgtgtatttgtagCATTAAATAAATACAGGGAAGCATTTAACACGAACGTTATAATACCTGTTTTCGTTCAGTTGTGACAGTTCCTACGTTTCGACCACATTGTTACGTCATTTATTTGCAACAAAAACTATTCGTCAAACCGTTTGAACAGAGTGTGACTTAATGTTTAGCGTGCTGGACCGTAGATCTTCGGATCTGTTGTTTTCGTCCTGTTACCTCAATaagaataataatgacaaaatcGTGTTTCGCACTTTAGATCTGTGGATTCGTTAAAGGGTGAAGGTCGAATCCCACTATTTAATCAGACAACAATAGTCCACAAGTTAATGGTAGGTACTATTAAGTAGctattttccatttaatttattAGCTTCAAAATTAAAGgtaggcacagatagcccttgagtaaatTTGCGCGAATATCCGTAAACCACCTGGTATCAGAAATGGTATCCGATATATTTTTAGTAActgttaaaacatatatatattactttatgtaGAAATTGTTGCAAACATACTTACACACAATTGTGAAAGCaattataaactataaatttattgaaaacacaTTTCTTTGTTCTTAATGTAATCTCTTATTACGTAtatgtaatattgtgtttactaatCACAGATTATCAGCAGTACTCTGCCTTCACTTAATTTTGTGACGTTTTAACAATTTCACTCATCACTAGTCACTAACTAGACACTTGATTTATTATTGGGAGTCTATTTTCACATACTGCTGTTTTAGCCGAAtgacatattaaaaatattcgaTATAAATATTTAGCTGTATTTATCACCTTAACTGTGTgtaacatttcaaaaacaaaccaataatgaCACGTTCGATTGCTGCTACTTACAGAATCATCTTGTGTTTTATTCTCCGAACACGACTTGGTGAACTTTTGTAAGAACATTCTGAGAAAATTTCATCCCTCGTATCTATTACAGTCACTTATAGAAGTTTATCAGTCTTGTCAACTTCACAAGTATTAAAAACAACTGTAAGATTAGAAACTGATTCTATCGACATGCATGTGTCGTTGATTATCATGAATTAATCAGAAATAAAAGTCCCACCGTTGAACATCGGTAAGTGTTTtcgggtttataacgctaaaataaggggtccgattccccttggtggacctagcagatagcccgatgtggctttgctacataTAACTAAGAAAATACGATAAGATaggtaaacaaaatttatattattgttttccaCCCGTatagtattaactattttataattcttaaaaataattcacaatgaaaatattaaataaaaatttattaattttgtttactctTGCCATTCGACTCACATTTAACGctagttttaagtaattttacagttgttctgtttgtttgttttggaatgtcgcacaaagctactcgagggctatctgtgctagccgtccctaatttagtagtgtaagactagagggaaggcagctagtcatcaccacccaccgccaactcttgggctactcttttaccaacgaatagtgggtttgaatccccgtcgcactaaacatgctcgcactttcagccgtggggacgtataatgtgacggtcaatcccactattcgttggtaaaagagtagcccaagagttagcggtgggtggtgatgactagctgccttccctctagtcttacactgctaaattagggacggctagcacagataaccctcgagtagctttgtgcgaaattcccaaaacaaaacaaaaaacaaacagttgttcTGAAAGATTATTACCATACCTCtgtcaatatttttaataaggaATTATCATTAACACAGTATTGTATCTTGAAACGACTGAACAAGTAAATGTTATAGAATGCCCCAGAATGTAAATAGCATTTTACAATTGTAAAAACCTcatgatattttatgtttttctttctaaagATTAATTGTTGGTTATCGAATTATACTTTTGTACGAAaatttttctatttaacaaaatttaatatatttggtGACACTAGATGTTGTATTCTATTAATAGTATTATAATAAGATATATCTAATTTTAgacaaatgttgttgttgttgttgaggtTCTGGTCGTGAACTCTTAGTAGacaataaaatctaaaatatttttaattctaatgtTCCTGTAACGATCCTCATTGAAAAAACTTAAATGTTCGAGTAGCCAATGTTAAtctgtatttattgtttacaaaatTCCTGATTGGTAGATTTTTTGTAAGTAAACAATGCGTTCaagactttaaaaaatattataactttattgaAGTTACTGTGATGATTACATAGTAAAGTATGCCGTAATAGTTCATTATATTCCAAAGTTGATAATTTTAAGATGAACAGATAATAAAAAATCGTGTTCGTGTTTTTTATCTGTAATCGTATAATTTTAGTTGGTCTTATGACTGTTTATGACTAACATCTTGTGAGTaactaaaaatttaatttcagcGTTAATCGTTCAGTATTAATAAAATCAGATTAAAGAAAAGAAGCGACTTGGATAGTGTTAAACTGTTAGGTTTCCACGACGACTAGAATTACTTGCTGTTGAAGGGTAactgttaaaaactgttttataggTTAAAGTTCGAGCTGACAGCTTGAGGATAGCTACACTGCAAGACTGGCTACCTTCAGCAGAGTTGGGGCGTGACAGACTTCGAAGAAAAGCTTTtgcacaaataataataataaatgaatgaaacagaATATTTCAACATCAAATTATTACACAATATATTCTGTTAAATTATCTTAGAGATAATTAATCACTTTGCAGAAATCAAAGAAAGATACTCGATGAGGCACATAATAAAATCGAGCGTACAAATGAACATTGTAACATCATCAAGTGTTGGAtgaagttttatttacatttaaaactcgCATTACAATTCAGTATTAATTTATTCACACACAGTGATTCTGTTATGTCATCatctttataaattttactgataTCGTCATAAGTGTCGAATGAACAGAAAGTATCAACCATGAGAATACGATAACTAAAATTTCCCATATTTAATGCAACTATCGTCagattttgttttgatttgaatttcgcacaaagctacacgaggactatctgcgctagccgtccctaattttgcagtgtaagactagagggaaggcagctagtcatcaccacctaccgtcaactcttgagctacttttttatcaacgaatagtgggatttaccgccatattataatgcccccacggctgaaagggcgagcatgcttggtgagacggtgattcgaacccgcgaccctcagattacgagtggagtgccttatccacctcgccatgccgggccattttgtTTTGGAAGTATTGTATATTAGAAGCGGCTGCTACGTCTGAGTAGGAGAGACcttttgatatattaaagttGTAATGCACAAGGCTACTTTACGAGAAGGACAAATTGTGTCTTCATAAGAGGGGTATCTGAAGAAATAGTTCTCACACTATATTTAATTTATGTCTCTAAGTTTCACATatggagaaaaaatacaaattacgAGAATATATGAGTTTTCAAAACTACAGTGTCTCACATCTCAAATCTACTCTTCACCGTGTGCAGCCAGCTGATTGTAGAATAGCAGTTGCTAccaatgaaacaatattataaaaagagCAGTTAAACAACGTAAGTGATGAATAAAACTTAACTGCTTCACTTTACATTGGAGCCACCACAATGACCACATATctaagtaaacaatataaggatATTTAAGTCGGTTATAACTGGAAGCAACCGTGACACTTCAGTAAGTATGTCGGACTTAGGATTAGAAGGTTGAAGATTGTGTCATAACAGCGCTACAAATGTTCCTCGCTTTCAACTGTCTACCACTAATACTTCAAAGCCAGATAAgtttttagttagttagttagtttctGCAGCGTGAGTTTTTAGTCCATTTACTGATGGTTCTTCAAAAGAAGATGGTCTAGTATCAAAATTAGCTGTGAAACCATACCATACTGTCAATTCAGCGTCATGAACTTATGCAAGAAATCTTAAATGTGAATTAGTTCCCAATTAGGTAATATAGTTGCGAGTGTTAGCACTTCCAAAAAGGATGAAATGTGCTTTACTAGTTCATAAGATATTGGCAAACCACTGATCATCGATTTCCAATCTCGCCAACAACTGTATATACACATCAATAGTtccagttaattatatttttatctgtgcATGAACGCGATGCAACTTTCAAGAAGATTTAAAAAGTTGACCAAAGAACCAATTGGAAAATCCAGACGTCGAATTGCGTTTGCACTGGCTTGTTCTATCTACTACTATTACGATATTCCCTGAAAGTTGCATCGGCATTACATCTTTTGGTGTGATAGCATGTTACTAGTTTACTCGACTTTACACTTTTTAGTTTCACATTAGTCGAATTAACTGCACTGCAATCGACTGAACATATACTCAATATATTCGATAGAAACCACAGTAGCGCCTCTGGTGGCAACTTGTGACCGTTGAGGTATTTGTATCAATATGATATCCTACCACCCCTGTACAATTTCACCCTCTTATAtcataatgtttttgaaatacgAAACGCTGAATTGCGAAAGTTTCTTTACAATTACCTTGTATATACCAACTAAATTAtccaattttaatatatttttgtttcagtataaaaGGTCTTattagtttctgtatttatacCGAGTTAAAAGGTTTTTGAAGTTCAATTTTTTCCCTTGGATGTGGTGtgatgtttgtaaataaaaattaaacgtgatagacggtgtatcccaaCTACCGACTCCTACAGATATTGATCTTCCTCTTCCTACAATGTAGTTTGTACCctaatttaacaaattttgtaTATGCGACACTTCTTTTTTTCACTTGGTTGTCtgaataattatgttatataCCTGTATCACTGACAAAtcatcaaaatattaatacataaaaatgttgcTGCTTACGTTTCTCCTTCTGCTTTCTTCTCCACCTCTtatcctaaaaaaaaaacaacaaaaattcttATAAAAACGAGCGTAAGtaaatttaaatcaatataaataaacgtctcgagttatcagttttataataaaattatgatgaTTTTCATCTGTTTATACTGCTCATTGTGTACAATTTAACTGTCAGGAGCATGGTTTAATCGAATATAACGTGCTAAATGTGTGTATCAGACTAAAATAATACCAGATTAATATAGTATATAAAAACACTGTCAGTCACGTGCGCTAAACTGTCAAATGAACTAGACGTAGAACACTGAGATTAATTTTTCAGTGTTTCTTATTCGGTGCATGGTTGGCTAATGTACACTGTAAATATGCTGTAAAATGAAACGATGCACTCTGTGGCGTGTTAGtggtaaaaaaaagtacaaaataaatatatattatatttacttacttGAAAATATTCATAGAACGCCAAAATTGTCGCAGTACATAAGAATAATAAACAGATGTAACACAAACGTGTACTAAAGGTGGCTAAATCATAAATTGATAACAGGTTCACATTCTGAAGACTTAATTCAGGCGTAACTGTTCTCTGGACTCCAATAGTCCTGCTATACATGTCACTGATTGTATgtccaaaataataaaaacagtttactaaatacgctggaTCCTCTGTTATAGAAGACTCATCTGGTTCCTGAAAGACTGACCAAGTAATACGCTGCCACAACCAAAATagaatgtttgaaatgtaaaGTGAAAGAccctgttttatataatattgtttcttcCAAGTATTGCAATTTGTCGTGTCGGGAGGTCGTCTGACGAGTTTTTTAGCTGCATTCACGCTTGTACGCCAAGGCCCTATCCATTTTTTAGACAATTCAGTTTCAGTTTCTAAAGTGTACATGCTTTTCAGAGGAAAACAGTCAACTGAAATAGAGTATCcatcaataatataataaataaattcttcaCCCTAAAATCTGAATACGATAATAAGTAATTTAGTTAACcattaaagtatttgaaaataaaattcaatcaaaaatgtttattcacattattataattttatcttcgccaactattttaatgttatccataatatataataaaaacatacttacCCTGCTTGCTGTGTAGAGCGATCAAAAGACATACTGAAAAGCTTAAGAAAAGAACAGCTAATAGTCCAATTAATAAGAGGCATAGAAGCGAAATACCTATGAACAGAatggatatataatatattttgagaATAGAGAAGATAGATAAAACATAGTGGAATTACATCAGTTCCAATAATTTAAAtctgtaaataattttgaaatatatgtttgaaCAACAagattttattgataaaaaaatctCACCTCTTCTTCTCAGGCCCTTTAATGTTGTATTCATAAGATTCGTTACGCAGGGGTAACAACTTATTTCTGTTAGTGAAGACAAAGGCAATTTCCATattgttttctcatttttttccAGGGTATAACTTGTGTTTTGTGGCTGCTTTAAAGAGAAATTTGCAGAACTGCTCGCCTTTAAGATCCTCGTTTTTGAAAGAAAGTCACTAATAGATTCCGGAACTGTAGTGTTCGATTTGCTCTGACAATATTCATGTTGTATTATTGTAGAAACGTTCCTCAGTGATGGTGCTGAGCGACTTTTTATCCGGAACAACGTGTTCTTCGTGTCATAAGCACCTTGGTAAGTTTTGCCACTAAGCCACAAATGACATTTTTCTATTGAACTTTGTTTTATGAGATTTATATGATTAGTGTATTCCATAATAGAAAGACCATCATTCAACTCGTATAAAGACcgatttttataaacattattaaattcaGTTTCCAAAGAAGCACACCCAGTGACAAAAACGGGAAAATCTAATATTGAGCTTTTTGACTTTTGGTTTCTTCGACATAAAACGTGATTTTTGATTGCATTATCGAAGGGCAACTGGGCATTGTTGTTCTCACGTTGGTTTCCAGAAATTTCTTGAATGGGGTAGTTAGTGTATTCAAAAGTCGTTTCGTTATCGTTTTTTAAACTTATGTCTATCATTTCGTGAAAAGCATTTTCATCACTTTTTGTGTGTTTCCTCTCAACTGACGTAAAATTTCTCTCAAGCAGATTCAAACTATTATTTGATTTACTGTTTTTTGAGCATTTAGAAAGCTCGTCTTCTAACCACGAAATGCAAACTTTTTCAGGATTTTTTTCGCAGATTTTTCCTCGAAACTCATCGTTTGCCGAATAACAATAGTAAGCAGCCACTAAATTACTTCTGTCATTGGTCTGATCCCCTAAAGATTGTTTTACGTCATTCCGGCTCGTGATTTCACTCGCGCTATCATCACTTGATACTCTTGAACTGGTATGCTTGTATTCTCGGTCTTGCGAGCACTGCAAACAAAAGGATCTTTCACTATTAGTATTTGTAGTGGCTGTATGTTCACTCTCAGTGTCGTCGTTAGTACTGCATATACATGTTAGTTGTGAATTCTGTTTATCATAGAAATTATAATCTTCGAAGCTTGCGTTTACCCAGTCAACAtttgtattgattattttattatcttttttcgTTGCGTAACTTTCTGTAACATCATGCTGAGAAAATATATCATCCTGTCTGACTTTATAAGCACAATTAGTTTCTTTACACTGTTCAAAATCGTTCCGACATTTTTCATCAGACTGCGTCTCACGAAATGCTGTATGATAATTAACTTCAAAAAATTTCTTGTACTGATCTGATTTGCTTAACAAGTTACAGTTGTTTACGTGACAGCTCCCGCCATCCATGGTATTAATAATTCTACCATTCTTCTCGTTGTCCAATGACCCAGTCTCAGCCTCATTTTTGTCAGTACATGACAGGATATGGCAACGTGTGTCTCCGTATTCCAGTTTATTAATAGACGTCGTGGTGTGGTTTATTTTCTGCTTCACTGTATCGTTTGATGAACTTGGTCCAAGATATACATTTGTAGAACATGTACAAGACAATGCGCTAGCGCTTGAAGAACTGGAACCCGAAGTATGTTGTTCAATGCTTAGTCCAGATTCCTCGTCTGAGCtattttcaataaaactgtaGTGAATATCAGAGTCAAAATGAGAATAATGAAACTGCTCAGAAGCTGCACTTAAAGCAATGTCTTCCAGTCCTTCCATATAACTATCCCATTCCAATTGTATGTCATCAGAGTCAGCTTTATGACCTATCCAAACGAAACAGGAAATTCATAGAAAGGGAATTTAAGCATACCTCACAAGTATGATTTATAAGTTGCAATGATATTAACACAATCTCTTTATTTCTTCAAAAGGTTAAACttcagtttttgattttttttacattaacaaaattatcTATAAAACACTTACACCACTAAAACTAATAAACCtaattgttaattaaaaatgaaaggtagtattttcattagttttcaaatataaaatgatatattttgatgtaaattCATTACTATTATTCCTGATAAGTTTACATAACGAGATACTCACATATATGATAATTTGGTTTAAAGtgtgtgattttgttttataaacaattttatttcaaattggaTAAAAACACAGGAACGCCACTGTTAACTGAAACAGCAATGTGTAGCCAAAATGGCCATATATTGACTGTTTGACATAACGTTAAAATGAAAATGTGTGCAGAGCCTCCTATACTCCTTATGGGGAAATAAACTGAACTTCAGTTTAGATgccttttaaaacaataaaacattatatttaatgtaatctTAATACGCGTAAGCATCATGTTACAAGAGATTTAGACATAATTACAGCATTCTGTATCCGAACAGACGTCATTTATACGTCTCACAAGTAGTTGAAAAATGCAAgagaaaaattcagaattttGGAGCTCTCAGCCACTAAGGCCTTAAATGAAGTCAGACTGTATCATGATTTT from Tachypleus tridentatus isolate NWPU-2018 chromosome 1, ASM421037v1, whole genome shotgun sequence harbors:
- the LOC143252360 gene encoding uncharacterized protein LOC143252360; translated protein: MEGLEDIALSAASEQFHYSHFDSDIHYSFIENSSDEESGLSIEQHTSGSSSSSASALSCTCSTNVYLGPSSSNDTVKQKINHTTTSINKLEYGDTRCHILSCTDKNEAETGSLDNEKNGRIINTMDGGSCHVNNCNLLSKSDQYKKFFEVNYHTAFRETQSDEKCRNDFEQCKETNCAYKVRQDDIFSQHDVTESYATKKDNKIINTNVDWVNASFEDYNFYDKQNSQLTCICSTNDDTESEHTATTNTNSERSFCLQCSQDREYKHTSSRVSSDDSASEITSRNDVKQSLGDQTNDRSNLVAAYYCYSANDEFRGKICEKNPEKVCISWLEDELSKCSKNSKSNNSLNLLERNFTSVERKHTKSDENAFHEMIDISLKNDNETTFEYTNYPIQEISGNQRENNNAQLPFDNAIKNHVLCRRNQKSKSSILDFPVFVTGCASLETEFNNVYKNRSLYELNDGLSIMEYTNHINLIKQSSIEKCHLWLSGKTYQGAYDTKNTLFRIKSRSAPSLRNVSTIIQHEYCQSKSNTTVPESISDFLSKTRILKASSSANFSLKQPQNTSYTLEKNEKTIWKLPLSSLTEISCYPCVTNLMNTTLKGLRRRGISLLCLLLIGLLAVLFLSFSVCLLIALHSKQVDCFPLKSMYTLETETELSKKWIGPWRTSVNAAKKLVRRPPDTTNCNTWKKQYYIKQGLSLYISNILFWLWQRITWSVFQEPDESSITEDPAYLVNCFYYFGHTISDMYSRTIGVQRTVTPELSLQNVNLLSIYDLATFSTRLCYICLLFLCTATILAFYEYFQDKRWRRKQKEKPFLRSLSRPNSAEGSQSCSVAILKLSARTLTYKTVFNSYPSTASNSSRRGNLTV